From the Leptotrichia sp. oral taxon 221 genome, one window contains:
- the radA gene encoding DNA repair protein RadA, protein MAERNTKSKYICSECGYTSQKWLGKCPNCDSWGTFEEEVEIKRNFKNIESEEVSITKISEIKIEKEFRMVTQYSEFDRVLGGGLIKGEVVLITGSPGIGKSTFLLQLSQEYSKIGTVFYVSGEESPRQIKQRSDRINVRSENLYILNEITIEKIESVILKERPKVVVIDSIQTLQSVNSNSLPGSVSQIRETTLKIIEIAKRYEIAFYIVGHVTKDGKLAGPKLLEHMVDAVLQLEGEENNYFRIVRSIKNRYGSTNEISIFDMKENGISEVKNPSEFFISDRDEKNIGSIIVPIFEGSRVFLFEVQSLLSTPNFGIPKRTVEGYDRNRVEILSAVLSRSLKIDINSKDIYINIPGGIELKDRSSDLAVIFSLLSSVNQKPISQKIAAIGELGLRGEVRKVSFIKNRINELEKLGFTGVYLPRSHKDDLDKENIKIKLNYISNISELIERVK, encoded by the coding sequence TTGGCAGAGAGAAACACAAAATCAAAATATATATGTTCAGAATGTGGTTATACCTCTCAAAAATGGCTGGGAAAATGTCCAAATTGTGATTCGTGGGGGACTTTTGAAGAGGAAGTTGAAATAAAAAGAAACTTTAAAAATATAGAATCAGAAGAGGTGTCAATTACAAAAATTTCTGAGATAAAAATAGAAAAAGAATTTAGAATGGTTACTCAATATAGTGAATTTGATAGAGTGTTGGGTGGCGGATTGATAAAAGGGGAAGTGGTTCTTATAACAGGAAGTCCTGGAATAGGGAAATCGACATTTTTATTACAGTTGTCACAGGAATATTCAAAAATTGGAACTGTGTTTTATGTATCTGGAGAAGAATCACCCAGACAGATAAAACAAAGGTCTGATAGAATAAATGTAAGAAGTGAGAATTTATATATCTTAAATGAGATAACGATTGAAAAAATTGAATCGGTTATTTTGAAAGAAAGACCGAAAGTCGTTGTAATAGATTCGATACAAACGTTGCAATCAGTGAATAGTAATTCGTTGCCAGGAAGTGTATCACAAATTAGAGAAACGACATTAAAAATAATTGAAATTGCAAAAAGATATGAGATAGCATTTTATATTGTGGGTCATGTTACGAAAGATGGTAAATTGGCTGGGCCTAAATTGTTGGAGCATATGGTTGATGCAGTTTTACAGCTTGAAGGAGAAGAAAATAATTATTTTAGGATTGTTCGATCAATTAAAAATAGATATGGTTCGACGAATGAAATATCAATATTTGATATGAAGGAAAATGGAATAAGTGAAGTGAAAAATCCTTCTGAATTTTTTATTAGTGATAGAGATGAAAAAAATATAGGAAGTATTATAGTTCCCATATTTGAAGGAAGTAGGGTATTTTTATTTGAAGTACAATCTTTATTGAGTACACCTAATTTTGGAATACCGAAAAGGACTGTAGAGGGATATGATAGAAATAGAGTTGAGATATTGAGTGCAGTATTGTCGAGATCTTTAAAAATAGATATAAATTCAAAAGATATTTACATTAACATTCCTGGTGGAATTGAATTAAAAGATAGAAGTTCAGATTTAGCAGTAATATTTTCATTGCTTTCGTCAGTTAATCAAAAACCAATTAGTCAAAAAATAGCGGCAATTGGAGAGTTGGGCTTAAGAGGAGAGGTGCGTAAAGTATCATTTATTAAAAATAGGATAAATGAATTGGAAAAGCTAGGATTTACAGGAGTTTATTTGCCGAGAAGCCATAAAGACGATTTGGATAAAGAAAATATAAAAATAAAGTTAAATTATATTAGTAATATTAGTGAGCTGATTGAGAGGGTGAAGTAG
- the disA gene encoding DNA integrity scanning diadenylate cyclase DisA, translating to MKNKERKKIREYIFSVIAPGTPLREAINRIQEANLGALIVLGNLETLKDVKAGGFELNAEYTPQGVYELAKMDGGIIVSKDIKTIYGANVQIQPDYKIKTDESGTRHQAAHRLAQQKGCLVVTVSERRNKITAYIGKERYPLHDISDLLVKSSQAITALEKYSLAIENSLVALSILEFDNMVTLYDVIEIVRMYGLLFEMSEELMGYMTELGTEGRLIRIQYQEIMLNKEEKFISLIKDYKIHNKRAERIIEEIKTLNKEELLINENIVNILGYEQKKLGLDDIMESRGYNLLSNVNKITKKDTELLVKEFSGVQSILLANVEDFAQIKGISKQKSNHIVKSLRRLKNRSVFERD from the coding sequence ATGAAAAATAAAGAAAGAAAAAAAATACGAGAATATATTTTTTCAGTAATAGCACCTGGCACTCCATTGAGGGAAGCTATAAATAGAATACAAGAAGCAAATCTTGGTGCATTGATTGTGTTGGGAAATTTGGAAACATTAAAAGATGTTAAAGCTGGAGGATTTGAGTTGAATGCTGAATATACGCCACAAGGTGTTTATGAATTAGCTAAAATGGATGGAGGAATAATTGTATCAAAAGATATAAAAACTATTTATGGAGCAAATGTTCAAATACAGCCTGATTATAAAATAAAAACTGATGAGAGTGGAACTAGACATCAAGCTGCTCATAGATTAGCTCAACAAAAGGGCTGTTTAGTAGTTACGGTTTCAGAAAGAAGAAATAAAATAACAGCGTATATTGGAAAAGAAAGATATCCGTTGCATGATATCAGTGATTTGTTGGTAAAAAGCTCTCAAGCTATTACGGCATTGGAAAAATATTCTTTAGCAATAGAAAATAGTTTGGTGGCGTTGTCTATTTTAGAATTTGATAATATGGTTACGTTGTATGATGTTATTGAAATTGTGAGAATGTACGGATTGTTATTTGAAATGTCTGAAGAGTTAATGGGATATATGACTGAGTTAGGAACTGAAGGAAGATTGATAAGAATACAATATCAAGAAATAATGCTTAATAAAGAAGAGAAATTTATATCATTGATAAAAGATTATAAAATTCATAATAAAAGGGCTGAAAGAATAATTGAAGAAATAAAAACTTTAAATAAAGAAGAGTTATTGATAAATGAAAATATTGTGAATATATTAGGATACGAACAAAAAAAGCTGGGACTTGATGATATAATGGAATCAAGAGGATATAATTTATTAAGTAATGTTAACAAAATTACTAAAAAAGATACAGAACTTTTAGTTAAGGAATTTTCAGGAGTTCAATCGATTTTATTAGCAAATGTAGAAGATTTTGCACAAATAAAAGGTATTAGTAAACAAAAATCAAATCATATAGTAAAATCATTGAGAAGATTGAAAAACAGATCTGTTTTTGAAAGAGATTAA
- a CDS encoding DUF1385 domain-containing protein: MKNEKVVVGGQAVIEGVMMRGPKAIATAVRKKDGSIVYKRKKLTEKNNKWLKVPFVRGVIALYDAMVVGTKELIFASNQAGFEEEKLSDKEIGWTVFVSIALGIGVFMALPSFIGGLLFENNKVMANLVEALIKLVLFLGYIIGISFLKDIQRVFEYHGAEHKSIMNYELGEELSPKNAKKCTRIHPRCGTSFLLIVMLISILVFIIVDLIFPVPEGKEFLQRVALLLYKLVTRVAFVPVIAGLAYELQRWTSYHLNNSVARIIATPGMWLQKVTTSEPDEKQLEVAIVALNVALGKEVTNATEVFE, from the coding sequence ATGAAGAATGAAAAAGTGGTTGTAGGTGGTCAAGCTGTCATAGAAGGAGTTATGATGAGAGGTCCAAAGGCTATTGCAACGGCAGTTAGGAAAAAAGATGGAAGTATTGTGTACAAAAGAAAAAAATTAACTGAAAAAAATAATAAATGGTTGAAAGTTCCGTTCGTTCGTGGAGTTATTGCTCTTTATGATGCGATGGTTGTAGGTACGAAAGAGTTGATTTTTGCATCGAATCAAGCGGGATTTGAAGAAGAGAAATTGAGTGATAAAGAAATTGGATGGACAGTTTTTGTATCAATTGCTTTAGGTATTGGAGTTTTTATGGCGCTACCTTCATTTATTGGTGGTTTATTATTTGAAAATAATAAAGTTATGGCTAATTTGGTGGAAGCGTTGATAAAATTAGTGTTATTTTTAGGATATATTATTGGGATATCATTTTTGAAAGACATTCAAAGAGTGTTTGAATATCACGGAGCAGAACATAAAAGTATTATGAATTATGAGTTGGGTGAAGAATTATCACCTAAAAATGCGAAGAAGTGTACTAGAATACATCCTAGATGTGGGACAAGCTTTTTGTTAATCGTAATGTTGATTAGTATTTTGGTATTTATAATTGTTGATTTGATATTTCCAGTTCCAGAAGGGAAAGAATTTTTACAAAGAGTTGCTTTGTTATTATACAAATTGGTTACTAGAGTAGCGTTTGTACCTGTAATTGCTGGATTAGCATATGAGTTACAAAGATGGACAAGTTATCATTTGAATAATTCTGTCGCAAGAATTATTGCAACACCTGGTATGTGGTTACAAAAAGTTACTACGAGTGAGCCAGATGAAAAACAATTGGAAGTTGCAATCGTTGCTTTGAATGTTGCATTGGGGAAAGAAGTTACGAATGCTACGGAAGTGTTTGAATAA
- a CDS encoding amino acid ABC transporter permease: protein MTELKKLRTVMRTILIVVIIVVATLLSFPHEVKPVEWIEYVKSYGVTIGATFFGAIIGIIVGVLLAFFRFQKLRNKYLDLIKEIFIDEYIDIMRGTPMMLQLLIFSLVILKSGNSFVVACLALGLNSAAYTAEIVRSGIESIDKGQMEAARAIGMPFKMAMSEIVIPQAIKNILPALVNEFITLFKETSIIGYIGAIEITFNSKSLQAAYYNPKPIIFTGVVYYVSVKIFSYLGKRLEGKLKEND, encoded by the coding sequence ATGACAGAATTAAAAAAGTTAAGAACTGTAATGAGAACGATTCTTATAGTAGTAATAATCGTTGTGGCTACTTTATTATCATTTCCTCATGAAGTTAAACCTGTAGAATGGATAGAATATGTAAAAAGTTACGGTGTAACTATAGGAGCAACTTTTTTTGGAGCGATAATAGGAATCATAGTGGGAGTATTATTAGCATTTTTTAGATTTCAAAAACTTCGTAATAAGTATTTGGATTTAATTAAAGAAATTTTTATAGATGAATATATTGATATAATGAGGGGAACTCCAATGATGTTACAATTACTAATATTTTCGTTAGTAATATTAAAATCAGGAAATAGCTTTGTTGTGGCATGTTTGGCTTTAGGGCTTAATAGTGCAGCATATACAGCAGAAATTGTAAGATCAGGGATTGAAAGTATAGATAAAGGACAAATGGAAGCAGCAAGAGCAATTGGGATGCCTTTTAAAATGGCGATGAGCGAAATTGTTATTCCACAAGCTATAAAAAATATTTTACCAGCGTTGGTGAATGAATTTATAACTTTATTTAAAGAAACTTCAATTATTGGTTACATTGGAGCAATTGAAATAACATTTAATAGTAAAAGTTTACAAGCAGCTTACTATAATCCAAAACCAATTATATTTACTGGTGTAGTGTACTATGTCAGTGTAAAAATATTCTCATATCTTGGTAAGAGATTAGAAGGGAAGTTGAAAGAAAATGATTAA
- a CDS encoding amino acid ABC transporter ATP-binding protein: MIKIKNLEKTYGDLKVLKGISTDIKEGEVISIIGPSGSGKSTFLRCINRLEEPTNGEIDIEGENIVSPKVDINKIREKVGMVFQHFNLFPHKTVLENITIGPIKLKKTSQEEAEKIAISLLEKVGLADKKDVYPNKLSGGQKQRVAIARALAMNPKVILFDEPTSALDPEMIGEVLEVMKDLAREGMTMIVVTHEMGFARTVANRVFFMDQGTILEDGSPKEIFENPKEERTKEFLDKVLNH, encoded by the coding sequence ATGATTAAGATTAAAAATTTAGAGAAAACATATGGAGATTTGAAAGTATTAAAAGGTATTTCGACTGATATAAAAGAAGGTGAAGTTATTTCAATAATTGGACCTTCTGGGAGTGGAAAATCAACTTTTTTAAGATGTATAAATAGACTTGAAGAGCCTACAAATGGTGAAATTGATATTGAGGGAGAAAATATAGTGTCTCCTAAAGTAGATATAAATAAAATTAGAGAAAAAGTTGGGATGGTATTCCAGCACTTCAATTTGTTTCCGCATAAGACTGTATTGGAAAATATAACAATTGGACCGATAAAATTGAAGAAAACTTCTCAAGAAGAGGCAGAAAAAATAGCGATTAGTTTGCTAGAAAAAGTTGGATTGGCAGATAAAAAAGATGTTTATCCGAATAAATTGTCTGGAGGTCAAAAACAAAGGGTTGCGATTGCTAGGGCATTGGCAATGAATCCAAAAGTTATTTTATTCGATGAGCCAACTTCTGCATTGGATCCTGAAATGATTGGAGAAGTTTTAGAAGTAATGAAAGATTTGGCAAGGGAAGGAATGACAATGATTGTTGTGACGCATGAAATGGGATTTGCTAGAACTGTTGCTAATAGAGTATTCTTTATGGATCAAGGGACTATTTTAGAAGATGGAAGTCCAAAAGAAATTTTTGAGAATCCGAAAGAAGAAAGAACAAAAGAATTTTTAGATAAAGTGTTGAATCATTAA
- a CDS encoding basic amino acid ABC transporter substrate-binding protein, giving the protein MKKIFVALLLMLGMISCGNKSAGNATKEKKLVVGTDGVFPPFGYMENGKVVGFDMDLISEIAKGLGYQVEFKVQPFDGLISSLKAGKLDVIASGMSATEERKQSVDFTDEYFKSKQVYLRKKGNNSINSKESLNGKKVAVQLGTIQEMEAKKIKGAIVVPNETPATIIMDLNAGKNDAVILEDIVALQYVKNNPGIEIFYKENLPAGMAFAFDKGKNPELVKQFNEQLKKLKENGKYDELLKKYGLNY; this is encoded by the coding sequence ATGAAAAAAATTTTTGTAGCGTTGTTATTAATGTTAGGAATGATTTCTTGTGGAAATAAAAGTGCAGGAAATGCAACAAAAGAGAAAAAATTAGTAGTAGGAACAGATGGAGTTTTTCCACCGTTTGGATATATGGAAAATGGGAAAGTAGTAGGATTTGATATGGACTTGATTTCTGAAATAGCGAAAGGATTAGGATATCAAGTAGAATTTAAGGTTCAGCCGTTTGATGGATTAATTTCATCTTTGAAGGCTGGAAAATTAGACGTGATCGCTTCAGGAATGAGTGCTACTGAAGAAAGAAAACAATCAGTAGATTTTACAGATGAATATTTTAAATCTAAACAAGTTTATTTGAGAAAAAAAGGGAACAATAGTATAAATTCTAAAGAAAGTTTGAATGGTAAAAAGGTTGCAGTTCAATTAGGAACTATTCAAGAGATGGAAGCTAAAAAAATAAAAGGTGCTATTGTTGTTCCAAATGAAACACCAGCTACAATTATAATGGATTTAAATGCTGGGAAAAATGATGCTGTAATATTGGAAGATATTGTGGCGTTACAGTATGTTAAAAATAATCCAGGAATAGAAATTTTCTACAAAGAAAACTTACCAGCTGGAATGGCTTTTGCTTTTGATAAAGGTAAAAATCCAGAATTAGTAAAACAATTTAATGAACAATTGAAAAAATTGAAAGAAAATGGGAAATATGATGAGTTACTTAAAAAATATGGATTAAATTATTAA
- a CDS encoding basic amino acid ABC transporter substrate-binding protein, with protein sequence MKKILAVVMILMLAVLSCGKKEESKTLRVGLNSVFAPFEYKENGQIVGFDVDLINQIGKDLGYKIEIEDQSFDGLIPTLKAGKIDMIISGMTATEERKKSVDFSDEYFKSTDVYLKKKGNNNVTSIDNLSGKKVGASLGTIQEIEARKIPGATVVPIEDTVKSIMDLEAGKVDVLILENVIALEYMKKYTDLEVIGEKPLDSGMAIAFDKGKHTELIQKINEELKTLKSNGKYDELINKYGLKVKK encoded by the coding sequence ATGAAAAAAATTTTAGCAGTAGTGATGATACTTATGTTAGCAGTATTATCTTGTGGTAAAAAAGAAGAGAGCAAAACATTAAGAGTAGGGTTAAATTCAGTATTTGCACCATTTGAATATAAAGAAAATGGACAAATAGTAGGGTTTGACGTAGATTTGATTAATCAAATTGGGAAAGATTTAGGATACAAAATTGAAATTGAAGATCAATCATTTGATGGATTGATACCGACATTAAAAGCAGGGAAAATTGATATGATTATTTCTGGAATGACAGCGACTGAAGAAAGAAAAAAATCTGTAGATTTTTCAGATGAATATTTTAAATCAACAGATGTATACTTAAAGAAAAAAGGTAACAATAACGTTACATCAATTGATAATTTAAGTGGTAAAAAAGTTGGTGCATCTTTAGGAACAATTCAAGAAATTGAAGCTAGAAAAATACCAGGTGCTACAGTAGTTCCTATTGAAGATACTGTAAAATCTATAATGGATTTAGAAGCTGGAAAAGTTGATGTTTTAATTTTGGAAAATGTAATTGCACTTGAATATATGAAAAAATATACTGATCTTGAAGTAATTGGAGAAAAACCATTAGACAGTGGAATGGCAATAGCTTTTGATAAAGGTAAACATACAGAATTAATTCAAAAAATTAATGAAGAGTTGAAAACATTAAAATCAAATGGAAAATATGATGAATTAATTAATAAATATGGATTGAAAGTGAAAAAATAG
- a CDS encoding OmpA family protein codes for MAKKPSVLAVSSLVAMSIPTMSDKVTTANMRKEIIKSNAVDVLKDTAKNDIPAIHDVNPNKKKKDFANDPDLIMVELSQDGTTPQLKEKKVHQQPRQNIVQTTAGTSISDKTVTENKVSPAQPVSQDNLATGVNSVVNNLEISKVEVLLVKAKDMNFEKNSAHVPKDSEKILQEIKDYVESNDLVMTIVGYADSFGRPSYNERLSLKRAENIGEKLVALGMSPDRIQDTLGRGEKNPLMSNDTPEGRFENRRVEFRLVKKGIEL; via the coding sequence ATGGCGAAAAAACCGTCTGTACTTGCGGTGTCTTCGTTGGTAGCGATGTCAATTCCTACAATGTCAGACAAAGTAACAACAGCCAATATGAGAAAAGAAATTATAAAATCAAATGCAGTAGATGTGTTAAAGGACACTGCAAAAAATGATATTCCGGCTATTCATGATGTTAATCCGAATAAGAAGAAAAAAGATTTTGCAAATGATCCAGATTTGATAATGGTTGAGTTGTCTCAAGATGGAACGACACCCCAATTAAAAGAAAAAAAAGTGCATCAACAGCCTAGACAAAATATTGTGCAAACGACGGCGGGAACTTCAATTAGTGATAAAACAGTTACAGAAAATAAAGTGTCTCCTGCACAGCCTGTATCTCAAGATAATTTAGCAACTGGTGTAAATAGCGTTGTTAATAATTTGGAAATATCGAAGGTCGAAGTGTTGTTGGTTAAGGCAAAAGATATGAATTTTGAAAAGAATAGTGCACATGTTCCGAAAGACTCGGAAAAGATATTACAAGAAATTAAAGATTATGTGGAATCTAATGATCTTGTGATGACTATTGTTGGGTATGCAGATTCGTTTGGGAGACCTTCTTACAATGAAAGATTGTCGTTAAAGAGAGCAGAGAATATTGGAGAAAAATTGGTAGCATTGGGAATGTCGCCTGATAGAATACAAGATACTTTAGGAAGAGGAGAAAAAAATCCACTTATGTCGAATGATACTCCTGAAGGAAGATTTGAAAATAGAAGAGTGGAATTTAGATTAGTTAAAAAAGGAATAGAGCTTTAG
- a CDS encoding YadA-like family protein, protein MLDDVDLGAAGSIKAGDTTLNNGGITINNGAAGSPVTLGPSGLNNGGNTITNVGAGKNGTDAVNVDQLTKATGASKTEVAGGTNTNVTSSTGTNGQTIYKVNADKSEVATTGTGLTLTPTTTTDSDGTKTTTYTLGLDTTTLTTGANGSVTAPSTADAGKVVTAGSVADAINKSGFTLKSSANGGTLGSSTGDEVINPGDVIDMAAGKNLKVEQAANGKITYSLLDDININSVTAGNNKFDKTGLTISDGAGNTTVTTPSGTTYTSASGDTTKVGPNGITINNGAAGNPVSLTKNGLDNGGNTITNVAPGVNGTDAVNVTQLKNTVNNAVNNGPVVYTNAAGDKVVKANDGNYYKASDVDANGNPLPGAVAVNPTDINHSLLNADGTTTNPSKLTNIADGLISPTSKDAINGSQLYKNATSVSNIIGGNSVVNPDGTLTTSNIGNTGKNTVHDAIGYLNQGFNVTTSASNGTVSGTSVEAVKAGETVTIDAGKNIAVTQNGKTISIATKDDLSVNSVTATDPAGNTTVLNPTGTTITDVAGNSNVSTATSNKLTDAAGNSNVATAAGNTYTNATGDITNVGSNGITITSGGTTVSLTNAGLNNGGNKITNVAAGVAPTDAVNVSQLDTAVNNLNTAIGAAKTEVVAGTNTTVTSTQGANKQTIYKIDADGTTVSGGSSFVSVTPGTKDANNITDYKVDLSQSTKDTLNSIGTGNIAAGDNNTVTGSTVHNYLQNNPLTYTDDNGTTLTRNLGQNLNVVGRATGPLTTGNIGVVASSTDTLEVKLAENVNLGPNGSVTMGNTVVNNDGVTINGGPSITSNGIDGGGKKLTNIAEGDITPTSRDVVTGGQVYNAVIAGTADKATRAELAGVNDNLTAGIAGVAAMANLPQINDAAANRFNVAVAGGAYKNGRAMALGFSGISDGGRFIYKASASLNNKNDVTVGLGMGYQFGKRDVEPNELDRLKSMVTLLEQQKDSYSRQLKKQLEEEASKNRENSELIKQLMQEVQELKNRR, encoded by the coding sequence TTGTTAGATGATGTAGATTTAGGAGCAGCAGGAAGTATAAAAGCTGGAGATACTACGTTAAATAATGGTGGAATCACAATTAACAATGGAGCAGCAGGAAGTCCAGTAACATTAGGACCATCAGGATTAAATAACGGTGGAAATACAATAACAAATGTTGGAGCAGGGAAAAATGGAACAGATGCAGTAAATGTAGATCAATTGACAAAAGCGACAGGAGCATCAAAAACAGAAGTAGCAGGTGGAACAAATACAAATGTAACAAGTAGTACAGGAACAAATGGTCAAACAATTTACAAAGTAAATGCAGATAAATCAGAAGTAGCAACAACAGGAACAGGATTAACATTGACACCAACGACAACAACAGATTCAGACGGAACTAAGACGACTACGTATACATTAGGACTAGATACTACGACATTGACAACAGGAGCAAATGGATCAGTAACTGCACCAAGTACAGCAGATGCAGGAAAAGTAGTAACAGCAGGAAGTGTAGCCGATGCAATTAATAAATCAGGATTTACATTGAAATCAAGTGCAAATGGAGGAACATTAGGATCATCAACAGGAGATGAAGTAATTAATCCAGGAGATGTAATTGATATGGCAGCAGGTAAGAACTTGAAAGTGGAACAAGCAGCGAATGGTAAGATTACATACTCATTGTTAGATGATATTAATATTAACAGTGTAACAGCTGGAAATAATAAATTTGATAAAACAGGATTGACAATAAGTGATGGAGCAGGGAATACAACAGTTACAACGCCATCAGGAACAACTTATACATCAGCTTCAGGAGATACTACAAAAGTAGGACCAAATGGAATTACAATTAATAATGGAGCAGCAGGAAACCCAGTATCGTTGACAAAAAATGGATTAGACAATGGTGGAAATACGATTACAAATGTAGCACCTGGTGTAAATGGAACAGACGCAGTAAATGTAACTCAATTGAAAAATACAGTTAATAACGCTGTAAATAACGGACCAGTAGTATATACAAATGCAGCAGGAGATAAGGTTGTAAAAGCAAATGATGGAAATTATTACAAAGCTTCAGATGTGGATGCAAATGGAAATCCATTACCAGGAGCAGTGGCTGTAAATCCTACTGATATTAATCATAGCTTGTTAAATGCAGATGGAACTACTACGAACCCAAGTAAATTGACAAATATAGCAGATGGATTAATTTCACCGACAAGTAAAGATGCTATTAATGGAAGTCAATTGTATAAAAATGCTACAAGTGTTTCGAATATAATTGGCGGAAATTCAGTAGTAAATCCTGATGGAACATTAACAACATCAAATATTGGTAATACTGGTAAGAATACTGTGCATGATGCAATTGGTTACTTGAATCAAGGATTTAATGTAACAACATCGGCATCAAATGGAACAGTGTCTGGAACATCAGTTGAAGCAGTTAAAGCTGGAGAAACAGTAACAATTGATGCAGGTAAGAATATCGCAGTAACACAAAATGGTAAGACAATTTCAATTGCAACTAAAGATGATTTGAGCGTAAATAGTGTGACAGCAACAGATCCAGCAGGAAATACAACTGTATTAAATCCAACTGGAACAACAATTACGGATGTTGCAGGAAATTCTAATGTTTCAACTGCTACAAGCAATAAATTGACAGATGCAGCAGGAAACTCGAATGTAGCAACAGCAGCAGGAAACACTTATACAAATGCAACTGGAGATATTACAAATGTTGGTTCTAACGGAATTACAATTACATCTGGTGGAACAACAGTAAGCTTGACAAATGCTGGATTAAACAATGGTGGAAACAAAATTACAAATGTAGCAGCAGGAGTAGCTCCAACAGATGCAGTAAATGTAAGCCAATTAGATACAGCAGTTAATAACTTAAATACGGCAATTGGTGCAGCAAAAACTGAAGTAGTAGCTGGAACAAATACAACAGTTACTTCTACACAAGGAGCAAATAAACAAACAATTTATAAAATTGATGCAGATGGAACGACAGTTTCAGGAGGAAGTAGCTTTGTTTCAGTAACACCAGGAACTAAAGATGCTAACAATATTACAGATTACAAAGTTGATTTATCACAATCTACGAAAGATACGTTAAATAGTATTGGAACTGGAAATATTGCAGCAGGAGATAATAATACAGTAACAGGATCTACAGTGCATAATTATCTTCAAAATAATCCTCTAACTTATACTGATGATAATGGAACTACATTGACACGTAATTTAGGACAAAACTTAAATGTTGTCGGAAGAGCAACTGGACCATTAACTACAGGAAATATTGGAGTAGTAGCATCTAGTACAGATACATTGGAAGTTAAATTAGCAGAAAATGTAAATTTAGGACCAAATGGAAGCGTTACAATGGGTAACACAGTTGTAAATAACGATGGAGTAACAATTAACGGTGGACCAAGTATAACATCAAATGGAATTGATGGTGGAGGTAAGAAACTTACAAATATTGCTGAAGGTGATATAACACCAACAAGTAGAGATGTTGTAACTGGAGGACAAGTTTACAATGCTGTAATAGCAGGAACAGCTGATAAAGCAACAAGAGCAGAATTAGCAGGAGTAAATGATAACTTGACAGCAGGAATCGCAGGAGTAGCGGCAATGGCTAACTTACCACAAATAAATGATGCAGCAGCTAATAGATTTAATGTAGCAGTAGCTGGAGGAGCTTATAAAAATGGTAGAGCGATGGCTTTAGGATTTAGTGGAATTTCAGATGGTGGAAGATTCATTTATAAAGCAAGTGCAAGTTTAAATAACAAAAATGATGTAACAGTAGGTTTAGGAATGGGATATCAATTCGGTAAGAGAGATGTAGAGCCTAACGAATTAGATAGATTAAAATCTATGGTAACATTATTGGAACAACAAAAAGATAGTTACAGTAGACAATTGAAAAAACAACTTGAAGAAGAAGCAAGTAAAAATAGAGAAAATTCTGAATTGATTAAACAATTGATGCAAGAAGTTCAAGAGTTGAAAAATAGAAGATAA